A part of Leptospira congkakensis genomic DNA contains:
- a CDS encoding GAF domain-containing sensor histidine kinase, producing MKGLEKELNRARAEQKILAEVSSHPAIRSGEILVFAAFVTELVSSFLRIERVGVWLFNETKDELHNIDSYFLSKGIHNSGAVLKEVEFREEFQYLLSEKYVDANDPYTDPRTKGFIESYLKPNGITAMLDGVIRMGEELIGTICFEHVGKTHTWEEDEIIFCSQLGDQIALTVSNFRKNEINKELQAREKELRDLNESLERLVEERTKNLKKTNAELEVTITSLKKTQAQLILSEKMASLGQLVAGIAHEINNPIAAINASAQNLKETLFESEISLFQKELRDLIPSSEKQKLFLSCLDILKSRVEMVSGKERMRRRKEIESWLKSKTIPESYSYNLIDSGFDLHILEEFEILFQDSDVFAVISLLVEEVSVFQSLSIMQLAVERASKMTFALKNFARFEVSSSPVKTNLQENIETVITLYQNQFKRNVTLIKEYEPIPLVDGYPEELLHLWTNLIYNGLQAMTFRGELRIRTEVYEEKVRVTVEDTGSGIPLEVQSRVFEPFFTTKPAGEGSGLGLDICRKIVERHNGLLHFETKPGKTKFFVDLPLQLGT from the coding sequence ATGAAAGGCTTAGAAAAAGAGCTAAACCGGGCGCGGGCCGAACAAAAAATTTTGGCCGAAGTCTCCTCCCATCCAGCGATTCGTTCTGGAGAGATCCTTGTATTTGCAGCATTTGTCACAGAGCTTGTCTCTAGTTTTCTCAGAATTGAAAGAGTCGGAGTTTGGTTGTTTAATGAAACCAAAGACGAATTACACAATATAGATTCTTATTTTTTAAGCAAGGGAATACATAACTCAGGGGCTGTTCTTAAGGAAGTGGAATTTCGGGAAGAGTTCCAATACCTGTTATCGGAAAAATATGTGGATGCAAATGATCCATATACTGATCCAAGAACCAAAGGATTTATTGAATCTTACTTAAAACCGAATGGAATCACCGCAATGTTAGATGGTGTCATTCGTATGGGTGAGGAACTAATTGGAACCATTTGTTTTGAACATGTGGGGAAAACTCATACTTGGGAAGAAGATGAAATTATTTTTTGTAGCCAACTGGGAGACCAAATTGCACTCACTGTTAGTAATTTTCGAAAAAATGAAATCAACAAAGAATTGCAGGCTCGTGAAAAAGAACTAAGGGACTTAAATGAAAGTTTGGAAAGGTTAGTCGAAGAAAGGACGAAGAATCTTAAAAAAACTAATGCAGAGTTGGAAGTAACCATTACTAGTCTTAAAAAAACCCAAGCCCAACTTATCCTCTCTGAGAAGATGGCAAGCCTTGGCCAACTCGTTGCGGGGATTGCTCACGAAATCAATAATCCGATTGCTGCCATTAATGCTTCTGCACAGAACTTAAAAGAAACTCTCTTTGAATCCGAAATTTCACTTTTTCAAAAGGAACTGAGAGACCTTATTCCGAGTTCCGAAAAACAAAAATTATTTCTTAGTTGTTTGGATATTTTGAAGTCGAGAGTGGAGATGGTTTCTGGAAAGGAAAGGATGAGGCGGAGAAAAGAAATTGAATCCTGGCTGAAATCTAAAACTATTCCGGAATCCTATTCTTATAACTTAATTGATTCGGGGTTTGACCTCCATATTCTGGAAGAGTTTGAGATTTTGTTTCAAGATTCGGATGTATTTGCCGTCATTTCTTTGTTAGTGGAAGAAGTTTCTGTATTTCAATCTTTGAGTATTATGCAACTTGCAGTAGAACGTGCCAGTAAAATGACTTTTGCCTTAAAAAACTTTGCTAGGTTTGAAGTGTCATCCAGTCCTGTAAAAACAAATCTTCAAGAGAATATCGAAACCGTAATCACTCTATATCAAAATCAGTTTAAAAGAAATGTAACTCTAATCAAAGAATATGAACCAATTCCACTGGTTGATGGTTATCCAGAAGAGTTATTACATCTCTGGACAAACTTAATTTATAACGGACTACAAGCGATGACCTTCCGTGGAGAATTAAGAATTCGAACAGAAGTTTATGAAGAAAAAGTAAGAGTGACCGTGGAAGATACTGGTTCTGGAATTCCTTTGGAAGTACAAAGTCGAGTATTTGAGCCTTTTTTTACTACCAAACCTGCTGGGGAAGGGAGCGGGCTTGGTCTTGATATTTGTAGAAAGATTGTGGAAAGGCATAATGGTCTGCTCCACTTTGAAACGAAACCTGGGAAAACAAAATTCTTTGTGGATTTGCCTTTGCAACTTGGAACCTAA
- a CDS encoding methyl-accepting chemotaxis protein, whose translation MIKFIIFGLEGFNYGIGVPTLLGYIYFFTEWSGEEFQIILISTSIAVFFILGFCISFYWVRFAPVSRIGKPEVTKRDHKLAYFWLDHLGKVAIIDMIIRYAIGFLFVIGALLFYLKSKNFVLMSEMAIGLFLTLAITVIFQSIFVDYVENKFNIKGILLTIRNDHTKRINTRKLSRNLGFQTVLSFFAAILILFIINYRMNFRQELNLVNTSMEQAVMDSETLMRVTLVDFRDRLTLSIFAENKLKDQIVRKDIQGIRNVLNEIQLKSTNHAVEALFYYKPDEGIFVSTNEYDRNKTGSIFFIEEEQLAKQGPLRHTSIRSKVSGDIISPYTLPVYQNDKFLGYVGGFLNIGKLSSFILGNIKIGISGKVGFFDGDGAVIYYTNKKEIGTNAKSKLVFDIPFQREEALGYADSTEDGTFKRIFFVKNPEFNYVIFCIFENAELYEKTLVSLFTTLGISIFVVLIIGIITVLVIESKLKPLDRIKVRIADMVKGNLQSDFYDSSRDEIGSMANAMFDFQTKLRQIVNKTQTVSNELTNTSSDIYESMLSLSDAAQNQAASSEEISASVEEITAGIESVAQRTETQSFTLVSLMKKMTELNQAVSDIDKKFQIADTRVEEITNDAKLGEKSLSEMKLSMDKIYESSSEMTNVVEIIHNISEQINLLALNAAIEAARAGVSGRGFAVVADEISKLADKTAKSIDDIEELIKQNEGEIKQGQEKIDQSIVILSETISGVNSINQMTKEIRSVVQKQIETNEEVNEGVTQIRELSEMIKEATDEQKMAMLEISRSMAEINTHAQTTAMSSEGTKSSSQNMNQLSESLRREINYFHV comes from the coding sequence ATGATCAAATTTATAATTTTTGGTCTGGAAGGTTTTAATTACGGAATCGGTGTCCCCACTCTCCTCGGATATATATACTTTTTTACAGAATGGTCGGGAGAAGAATTTCAAATCATTCTAATTTCGACTTCCATCGCAGTTTTTTTCATCCTCGGATTTTGTATTAGTTTTTATTGGGTTCGATTTGCACCGGTCTCTCGTATTGGAAAACCCGAAGTCACAAAACGGGATCATAAATTGGCTTACTTCTGGTTGGACCATCTAGGGAAAGTTGCGATCATCGACATGATCATTCGTTATGCCATTGGATTTTTGTTTGTCATCGGAGCCCTTCTTTTCTATTTAAAATCCAAAAACTTTGTTCTTATGAGCGAGATGGCCATTGGCCTTTTTTTGACTCTTGCCATTACCGTCATTTTCCAATCCATATTTGTTGATTATGTAGAAAACAAATTCAACATTAAAGGAATTTTACTTACAATCAGAAATGATCATACCAAACGAATCAACACGAGAAAACTTTCCAGAAATTTAGGATTCCAAACGGTTCTTTCTTTTTTTGCGGCCATCCTCATTTTATTCATCATCAACTACCGCATGAATTTCCGACAAGAGTTGAATTTGGTCAACACGAGTATGGAACAAGCTGTAATGGATTCTGAAACACTGATGCGTGTGACATTAGTTGATTTTCGCGATCGCCTCACTTTATCTATTTTTGCAGAAAACAAATTAAAAGACCAAATTGTTCGTAAAGACATCCAAGGAATCCGAAATGTCCTAAACGAAATCCAATTAAAAAGTACAAACCATGCGGTAGAGGCTCTTTTTTATTACAAACCAGACGAAGGCATTTTTGTTTCTACAAATGAATATGACCGTAACAAAACAGGTTCCATATTTTTTATCGAAGAGGAACAACTAGCAAAACAAGGGCCTCTTCGTCATACAAGCATTCGTTCGAAAGTCTCTGGAGATATCATCTCCCCTTATACTCTCCCCGTTTATCAAAACGATAAGTTTTTAGGATATGTAGGTGGGTTTTTAAACATCGGAAAACTCTCTAGTTTTATCTTAGGAAATATCAAAATCGGGATTTCAGGAAAGGTTGGATTCTTCGATGGAGATGGTGCGGTTATTTACTACACAAACAAAAAGGAAATTGGAACAAACGCCAAATCAAAGTTAGTTTTTGATATCCCTTTTCAAAGAGAAGAAGCTCTCGGTTATGCCGATTCCACAGAAGATGGAACCTTCAAAAGGATTTTCTTTGTCAAAAACCCAGAATTCAATTACGTTATCTTTTGTATTTTTGAAAATGCAGAGTTATATGAAAAAACTTTAGTTAGTCTTTTTACAACACTTGGAATTTCAATTTTTGTAGTTTTGATCATAGGAATCATCACAGTCCTCGTCATCGAATCCAAACTCAAACCATTAGATAGAATCAAAGTTAGAATCGCTGATATGGTAAAAGGAAACTTACAATCCGATTTTTATGATTCGAGTCGTGACGAAATTGGAAGTATGGCCAATGCTATGTTTGATTTCCAAACCAAACTACGCCAAATTGTAAACAAAACCCAAACTGTATCGAATGAACTCACAAACACAAGTTCCGATATTTATGAATCTATGTTATCACTCTCCGATGCTGCACAAAACCAAGCTGCAAGTAGCGAAGAAATTTCTGCCTCTGTAGAAGAAATCACAGCAGGGATTGAAAGTGTAGCCCAACGAACGGAAACCCAATCATTTACCTTAGTTTCTCTCATGAAAAAAATGACGGAGCTAAACCAAGCTGTTTCCGATATCGATAAAAAATTCCAAATTGCAGACACAAGAGTAGAAGAAATCACAAACGATGCCAAGTTAGGTGAAAAGTCCTTAAGTGAGATGAAACTTTCTATGGACAAAATCTACGAATCTTCCTCAGAGATGACAAATGTTGTGGAAATCATTCACAATATCTCGGAACAAATCAATTTACTCGCCCTGAACGCTGCCATCGAGGCGGCAAGAGCAGGAGTCAGTGGACGGGGATTTGCCGTTGTTGCCGATGAAATTTCCAAACTTGCCGACAAAACTGCCAAATCCATTGATGATATTGAAGAACTCATCAAACAGAATGAAGGTGAAATCAAACAAGGTCAGGAAAAAATTGACCAATCCATTGTGATTTTAAGTGAAACCATTTCTGGTGTGAATTCCATCAACCAAATGACAAAAGAAATTCGCTCCGTTGTTCAAAAACAAATTGAAACAAACGAAGAAGTCAACGAAGGTGTAACACAAATCCGAGAACTTTCGGAAATGATTAAAGAAGCCACCGACGAACAAAAAATGGCGATGCTCGAAATTTCCAGATCAATGGCAGAAATCAATACCCATGCCCAAACCACTGCAATGTCTAGTGAAGGAACCAAATCCAGTTCACAAAACATGAACCAACTTTCAGAAAGCCTACGAAGAGAGATCAATTATTTCCATGTCTAA
- the lepB gene encoding signal peptidase I: MSKSKNKVPFKTRLYEFLIPLCLGLILAIGVKYFIITPVHIPNQFMEPTLKSGSTAYFNKWFRTKQLGIGDVVLVRSPLDPESVLIARIVGKPGDTIYVQKRMVFRNDTILDPTSFPESSANNIPLIPQGKTESDDMPKLTVPDKSFFLLADNRELGVDSRTLGVIQENQIIATLW; this comes from the coding sequence ATGTCTAAATCCAAAAACAAAGTACCTTTCAAAACAAGACTATATGAATTTTTAATTCCACTTTGCTTGGGACTCATATTGGCAATTGGGGTGAAATACTTTATCATCACACCCGTTCATATTCCTAACCAGTTTATGGAGCCTACTTTAAAAAGCGGATCTACTGCTTATTTTAACAAATGGTTTCGCACCAAACAATTAGGGATTGGGGATGTGGTTCTCGTTCGTTCCCCACTTGATCCTGAATCCGTTCTGATTGCACGGATTGTTGGGAAACCAGGAGATACGATTTATGTACAAAAAAGAATGGTTTTTCGTAATGACACAATCCTAGATCCAACTAGTTTTCCAGAATCATCCGCGAATAATATCCCCCTCATCCCACAAGGAAAAACAGAGTCGGATGATATGCCCAAACTAACAGTTCCCGATAAATCTTTTTTCTTACTAGCTGACAACAGAGAACTGGGTGTTGATTCCAGAACTTTGGGTGTGATCCAGGAAAACCAAATCATTGCTACCTTATGGTAA
- a CDS encoding LIC11755 family lipoprotein, which produces MRKQTITFILFFLVGCQNKGEAPFLLFGDGFTDTPQFEFQYGNLEYDGEIVDNTNYVSFNSEVLCIHSLPISLYRRELGGKFRVCWKTNESFSEKWNSGFSLLENDSSEYPSWNLGGKGWVASVVEYGKWKKESDTKEVLSFWDSQIWSGGLVTYQTFALPHPIFIQRTTQVCEVVFPSHKLTGSENKQRTLVFELPCPDLGEIAERIETQNENWLAECDPTEPVVSELFRHSDSSYQRFIEWENPKDKVLCPRFSSIDWEIAGIRKTFQSELFSKRTKLILPNAILLLSDESKFHGIPIPKDFLADLGSNSLIRFGDSEFRDFNFFFRQGNEFFSNQTHSVSCRNQFNLWITTDNFCGNPGLPNSLEKKQNEDSVAGCKTDQIQITEFYPGNHFDSGMPIPGFFEFQNIGGACDGSSLNWFFENAIYPLSAGEWILPSGSIFLLTRKLWVGLNLLEKEKPFSLPKVSFQVPSFHFEDRKTKTTTSFLTNPDHFHLLRFKEKNRYSIQINLKNESPHPLLGSSPFFNLHGFQISPGQVNNSLVNQISTEILEYGSGQSPFLDFGFSGFGEGVVVFERENGNRYSFWKPNGTEILTFTTSPSPCNGEENYRLPDDFFSEPFRSLLYQNRNTGADTTISFDPNWIREKSMGGKRSLHPESFPIQFSRSLLPSPLCLGEYRSPGLKKERSLEIEKLSSPFTYVSNLPLDPEPEVLIGNGAGKVASILQPLGGNAYQWTLGPSHPFLPEEQIYSYFSHPKLIESKSFLERKGPVQIEAIYPNPYQSQNEWIYLCNRGLNPEDLNAYLVEDEGNTDELVSYQTRFPHLSPLGSGGQSFLYNSTILSPNGCAWIVDPDGKDWFMPIFQKESDLLLTVRTTATIGNGISSGESIQIRKKIGQNSILISSFGHKESNSPLRILVATGEFLWLKAGSLGMSAADFEIFRESL; this is translated from the coding sequence ATGCGAAAACAAACCATAACCTTTATTTTATTTTTCCTTGTTGGATGCCAAAACAAGGGAGAGGCCCCATTCCTCTTGTTTGGCGATGGTTTTACCGATACACCTCAGTTCGAATTCCAATATGGAAATCTCGAATATGATGGAGAAATCGTTGATAATACCAACTATGTTAGTTTTAATTCAGAGGTATTATGCATTCATTCTCTTCCAATTTCTCTATATAGACGTGAGTTAGGTGGAAAATTTCGTGTTTGTTGGAAAACAAACGAATCTTTTTCTGAAAAATGGAACTCAGGTTTTTCCTTATTAGAAAACGATTCTTCTGAATATCCATCTTGGAATTTAGGAGGGAAGGGTTGGGTTGCCTCTGTTGTCGAATACGGAAAATGGAAAAAAGAATCAGACACTAAGGAAGTTCTTTCTTTCTGGGACTCACAAATTTGGTCAGGTGGGCTTGTCACTTACCAAACCTTCGCCCTCCCGCATCCTATTTTCATCCAAAGGACAACACAGGTTTGTGAAGTTGTATTTCCCTCACATAAACTGACTGGTTCAGAAAACAAACAACGAACTCTTGTTTTCGAACTCCCTTGTCCCGATCTAGGAGAAATTGCCGAACGAATTGAAACTCAAAATGAGAACTGGCTTGCCGAATGTGATCCTACTGAGCCCGTTGTTTCCGAACTTTTTCGGCATTCAGACTCTTCTTACCAAAGGTTTATCGAATGGGAAAATCCAAAAGACAAAGTTCTTTGTCCTAGATTTTCTTCTATCGATTGGGAGATTGCTGGGATCAGAAAAACATTTCAGTCTGAATTGTTTTCCAAAAGAACCAAATTGATTCTACCTAACGCGATTCTTCTTTTATCGGATGAATCCAAATTCCATGGAATTCCAATTCCTAAAGATTTCCTCGCGGATCTTGGATCAAATTCTCTGATTCGTTTTGGAGATTCAGAATTTAGAGATTTTAATTTTTTCTTTCGCCAAGGAAATGAATTTTTTTCAAACCAAACTCATTCAGTATCTTGTCGCAACCAATTCAATCTTTGGATAACCACAGATAACTTTTGTGGAAACCCGGGGTTACCAAACTCTTTGGAAAAAAAACAAAATGAGGATTCCGTAGCCGGTTGTAAGACAGACCAAATCCAAATTACTGAATTTTATCCTGGGAATCATTTTGATTCAGGGATGCCAATCCCCGGATTCTTTGAATTTCAAAACATAGGAGGGGCATGTGACGGATCCTCACTCAATTGGTTTTTTGAGAATGCCATTTATCCTTTGTCAGCTGGTGAATGGATTTTACCATCCGGCTCTATTTTCCTTCTTACAAGAAAACTTTGGGTTGGTTTAAACCTCTTAGAAAAGGAAAAACCATTTTCTCTTCCAAAGGTAAGTTTTCAAGTTCCTAGTTTTCACTTTGAAGATAGAAAAACTAAAACAACCACTTCATTTTTAACGAACCCAGATCATTTTCATTTGCTTCGTTTTAAGGAAAAAAATCGGTATTCAATCCAAATCAATTTAAAAAATGAATCCCCTCATCCTTTACTCGGTAGTTCCCCTTTTTTTAACTTACATGGTTTTCAAATCAGTCCAGGACAAGTAAACAATAGTTTGGTGAATCAGATTTCTACAGAAATTTTGGAATATGGTTCTGGACAATCTCCGTTTTTAGATTTCGGATTTTCTGGATTTGGGGAAGGTGTTGTTGTTTTTGAAAGAGAAAATGGTAACCGGTATTCCTTTTGGAAACCAAATGGAACAGAAATTTTAACATTCACAACTTCTCCTTCTCCCTGTAATGGAGAAGAGAATTACCGATTGCCGGATGATTTTTTTTCAGAACCATTTCGTTCTCTTCTTTATCAAAACAGAAATACGGGAGCGGACACCACGATTTCTTTTGATCCGAATTGGATTCGCGAAAAGAGTATGGGTGGCAAACGTTCCCTCCATCCAGAATCTTTTCCAATTCAATTTTCTCGTTCTCTTCTTCCTTCTCCTCTTTGTCTGGGGGAATATCGTAGTCCTGGACTTAAAAAAGAGAGAAGTCTGGAAATCGAGAAGTTATCCTCTCCCTTTACCTATGTTTCCAATCTTCCACTTGATCCTGAACCAGAGGTTTTGATAGGGAACGGGGCGGGAAAAGTAGCTTCTATTTTACAACCATTAGGTGGTAATGCCTACCAGTGGACTTTAGGACCTTCCCATCCATTTCTTCCCGAAGAACAGATCTATTCTTATTTTTCTCATCCAAAACTGATTGAATCAAAAAGTTTTTTAGAAAGAAAAGGACCGGTTCAAATCGAAGCCATTTATCCAAACCCATACCAATCACAAAATGAGTGGATTTATCTTTGTAATCGGGGATTGAATCCTGAGGATTTGAATGCCTATTTGGTGGAAGATGAAGGAAATACAGATGAACTTGTTTCTTACCAAACTCGATTTCCTCATCTCTCTCCTTTGGGGAGTGGAGGCCAAAGTTTTTTATACAATTCTACCATTCTAAGTCCCAATGGATGCGCCTGGATTGTAGATCCTGATGGTAAGGATTGGTTTATGCCCATCTTCCAAAAAGAATCCGATTTACTCCTTACTGTTCGTACAACGGCAACGATTGGAAACGGGATCTCCTCTGGTGAGTCCATCCAAATACGAAAGAAAATAGGACAAAATTCCATTCTAATTTCTTCCTTTGGTCACAAGGAAAGTAATTCTCCACTTCGCATCTTGGTAGCAACGGGTGAGTTTCTTTGGTTGAAAGCAGGCTCTTTGGGTATGTCTGCTGCAGATTTTGAAATCTTTCGCGAGTCACTTTGA
- the uvrC gene encoding excinuclease ABC subunit UvrC — protein MKDSLVLKTIQEKIKNLGSLPGCYLWKNQIGEVIYVGKALKLQSRVRSYLNPNQKDRKTRALYVELYDLDWIATSTEKEALLLEATLIKKYNPKFNVRLKDDKNYPFLCVSTSEDYPMVFITRKVKANGDRYFGPFTDVKAARDTLELIHRIFPIRKTKLKLPLSKPQRPCLNFHMGRCLGPCQGNITKETYAELVDEILSFLEGKKERLVSGLKSAMVRASERMEYERAGYLKTRIEKINQVREKQTVVSMDGGDEDILGIGKRDDEGQVVILEVRGGRLEGKKSFPLTGLSFSDDEEVFTSFLRDYYLNVTLLPSIVFLPPSAKGNYDVFMEAITEKFGTSVKLKFPEMGPKKSLLRLAEKNAELSLTERILATKLRDQSVAMKELQEKLNLPVLPRTIECYDISHFQGSSPVASGVMFVDGKPYKAGYRHYKMRGYEGINDPGMIHEVIARRLSHLVNEEEPLPDLIVIDGGLTQLSRAAEAANALELGHIPMVGLAKKREEIYFPGEKHPYSFDIHSPMMRLLRNLRDEAHRFGVTFQRVQRKKKALKTILDDIEDIGASRRKSILSYFQSKKKVTDATREELKNVPGIGPVLAEKIFNGIQSLRKIEP, from the coding sequence ATGAAAGACTCACTCGTTCTAAAAACCATCCAGGAAAAGATTAAAAACTTAGGAAGTTTACCTGGATGTTATCTTTGGAAAAATCAAATCGGCGAAGTGATCTATGTTGGTAAGGCACTAAAACTTCAGTCAAGAGTTCGCTCTTATTTGAATCCCAACCAAAAGGATCGTAAAACCAGAGCCCTTTATGTGGAATTGTATGACCTTGATTGGATTGCAACAAGTACGGAAAAAGAAGCTTTGCTTCTAGAAGCCACCTTAATCAAAAAATACAATCCCAAGTTTAATGTAAGACTAAAAGACGATAAAAATTATCCCTTCCTTTGTGTGTCTACAAGCGAAGATTACCCAATGGTGTTTATCACTAGAAAGGTCAAAGCTAATGGAGATCGGTATTTTGGACCCTTTACTGATGTCAAAGCAGCCCGAGATACTTTGGAATTGATACATAGAATCTTTCCAATTCGTAAAACCAAACTGAAACTTCCACTTTCGAAACCTCAAAGACCTTGTCTTAACTTTCATATGGGACGTTGTCTTGGGCCTTGCCAAGGAAATATAACAAAAGAGACCTACGCTGAGTTAGTTGATGAAATTCTTAGTTTTTTGGAAGGGAAAAAAGAAAGACTGGTTTCTGGATTAAAATCTGCGATGGTAAGAGCCTCCGAAAGGATGGAATATGAAAGAGCTGGATATTTAAAAACACGAATCGAAAAAATCAACCAAGTCCGAGAAAAGCAAACTGTTGTTAGTATGGATGGAGGAGACGAGGATATTCTTGGTATTGGCAAACGAGATGATGAAGGTCAAGTTGTGATTTTAGAAGTGCGAGGCGGAAGGCTTGAAGGGAAAAAATCATTTCCTCTCACTGGACTTTCTTTTTCCGATGATGAAGAAGTATTTACATCATTTCTTCGTGATTATTATCTAAATGTCACCCTTCTTCCAAGTATTGTTTTTTTACCTCCATCGGCGAAAGGCAACTACGATGTGTTTATGGAAGCCATAACCGAAAAATTTGGGACTTCTGTAAAACTTAAGTTTCCAGAGATGGGTCCTAAAAAATCACTCCTTCGTTTGGCAGAAAAAAATGCTGAACTAAGTTTGACCGAACGAATCCTTGCCACCAAACTCCGAGACCAATCGGTCGCAATGAAAGAACTTCAGGAAAAATTAAATTTACCAGTTTTACCAAGAACCATCGAATGTTATGATATTTCTCATTTTCAAGGTTCTTCGCCTGTTGCCAGTGGTGTGATGTTTGTGGATGGCAAACCGTATAAGGCGGGTTATAGGCATTATAAAATGCGCGGGTATGAAGGAATCAATGATCCAGGGATGATCCATGAAGTGATTGCAAGAAGGCTCAGTCATTTGGTGAATGAAGAAGAACCACTTCCCGATCTCATCGTGATTGATGGGGGACTCACTCAGTTGTCAAGGGCAGCAGAGGCCGCAAATGCATTAGAACTTGGTCATATTCCTATGGTCGGCCTTGCTAAAAAACGAGAGGAAATATATTTCCCTGGTGAAAAACACCCATATAGTTTTGATATTCATTCTCCTATGATGCGGCTCCTTCGGAATTTACGAGATGAGGCCCATAGGTTTGGAGTCACTTTCCAAAGAGTTCAAAGAAAGAAAAAAGCCCTAAAAACCATTTTGGATGATATAGAAGATATTGGAGCCAGTCGTAGAAAAAGTATCTTATCCTATTTCCAATCCAAAAAGAAAGTTACTGATGCCACAAGAGAAGAATTAAAAAACGTTCCGGGAATTGGTCCAGTCCTTGCCGAAAAAATTTTTAACGGCATCCAAAGTTTACGAAAAATAGAACCATAA
- the gap gene encoding type I glyceraldehyde-3-phosphate dehydrogenase, which yields MVKIAINGFGRIGRLVLRSGIKDPNLEFVAINDLVTPDNLSYLFKYDSTHGRFDGEVSHTDNEIIIDGKKVKTFSERDPEKLPWKELGVDFVIESTGLFTDRVGAEKHIKAGAKKVVISAPAKDKDIPTFVMGVNHEKYDSGKDNVVSNASCTTNCLAPITKVVLDNFGIVEGLMTTIHAMTATQPTVDGPSKKDFRGGRGAAQNIIPASTGAAKAVGLCIPEVNGKLTGMSFRVPTPDVSVVDLTVRTEKPTSLAEIKKKMKEASEGSMKGILGYTEDMVVSNDFLGDIRSSIFDADACIELSSTFFKLVSWYDNEMGYSNRVLDLVRYMAKKG from the coding sequence ATGGTAAAAATCGCAATCAATGGTTTTGGTCGCATTGGACGACTTGTACTTCGATCCGGAATCAAAGATCCCAATTTAGAATTTGTCGCAATCAACGACCTTGTTACACCGGACAACCTTTCTTATCTTTTCAAATATGACTCCACTCACGGTCGTTTTGACGGTGAAGTTTCTCACACAGACAACGAAATCATTATCGATGGCAAAAAAGTAAAAACCTTCTCAGAAAGAGATCCAGAAAAACTCCCATGGAAAGAACTTGGAGTGGACTTCGTGATTGAATCTACTGGTCTTTTCACTGACCGAGTGGGTGCCGAAAAACACATCAAAGCAGGTGCCAAAAAAGTGGTGATCTCTGCTCCCGCAAAAGACAAAGACATCCCTACTTTTGTAATGGGTGTGAATCACGAAAAATACGATTCTGGAAAAGACAATGTCGTCTCTAACGCATCTTGTACAACAAACTGCCTAGCTCCGATCACAAAAGTGGTTCTTGACAACTTTGGAATCGTAGAAGGACTCATGACTACCATCCACGCGATGACAGCAACCCAACCAACCGTTGACGGTCCTTCTAAAAAAGACTTCCGTGGTGGACGTGGTGCCGCTCAAAACATCATCCCAGCGTCGACTGGTGCTGCAAAAGCAGTAGGGCTTTGTATCCCAGAAGTAAACGGAAAACTTACTGGTATGAGTTTCCGAGTTCCGACTCCAGACGTATCCGTTGTGGACTTAACCGTTCGCACAGAAAAACCAACATCACTCGCTGAAATCAAAAAGAAAATGAAAGAAGCAAGTGAAGGTTCCATGAAAGGAATCCTTGGTTATACAGAAGATATGGTGGTTTCAAACGACTTCCTCGGAGACATTCGTTCTTCTATTTTTGATGCCGATGCTTGTATTGAACTTAGCTCTACTTTCTTCAAACTCGTATCTTGGTATGACAATGAAATGGGATACTCTAACCGAGTTCTCGACCTAGTTCGTTACATGGCAAAAAAAGGCTAA